Proteins encoded within one genomic window of Salipaludibacillus agaradhaerens:
- a CDS encoding glycosyl hydrolase family 95 catalytic domain-containing protein — MREEYAITKFPKKGLTSGKPAQRWEEALVTGNGTIGALIYGDPLNETIILNHEKLYEPFHDSIIHNNDLFPYVNEVKALMKRGKFKDAAALFSKKSGHPLYFTDAYHPAYALNLQTNQVGEVSHYFRTVDFTSGEVSVHWQDIRGRFFKQHFSSRTHNAIIIRLSSADGAFIHAELSIDDLMPEEGVELTEISASGHDLSFTCSYEKTKKGYAGMSIVSTGEGTITAEKESLHIKGTKEITIVTRIVPLTDYAKQKDATLSRMKMELKTLASISYEELMNAHRLVHEEIYNRMTLTLGENTERRVMTEQLLAEQTGELDPHLLQKMFEMGRYVLLCSSGDYPPNLVGLWTGDWRPPWSGDFTVDANLNLAISGAAIGNMSEALESYFYLIEKIAPDWEDNAKTLYGCRGYLAGSRTDGNHNIHTHFNEDWPLGFWTAAAGWLALPFYEWYEITEDTTFFKNRVLPLMKKIALFYEDFLTETDENGKWLFIPSYSPENTPIISAEKIAAGWQEHQATINATMDIAVTKEIMTHLIKTCKELQIEEEEIPVWEALLAQLPDYMTNEDGALKEWIHEALHDRYDHRHLSHLYPVWPGDEVTPEETPEWFRAAAIALEKKERGNGSAHGVMHSGLVAARLKRVDLVEENLRWFLSSDYIYTSLVTAHNPGRRIYNVDANCSLPSLIMEMLVCSRHGFLELLPALPKALSSGSLTGMLCKGQLTLNKITWHLESKTINVTITSHKVQHVQLVYRHGIEQIAINGKEETIHPDQTEVPLFFKANERKELMLTVK, encoded by the coding sequence ATGCGTGAGGAATACGCCATAACTAAATTTCCTAAGAAGGGACTGACAAGCGGTAAGCCGGCACAACGTTGGGAGGAAGCACTTGTCACAGGTAATGGCACGATAGGTGCCCTTATTTATGGAGATCCTTTAAATGAGACGATCATTTTAAATCATGAAAAGCTGTACGAGCCTTTTCATGACAGCATTATTCACAACAATGACTTGTTTCCATATGTCAATGAAGTTAAAGCATTAATGAAGCGAGGGAAATTTAAAGACGCGGCTGCATTATTTTCAAAAAAATCGGGCCATCCTCTTTATTTTACGGACGCTTATCACCCTGCATATGCGTTAAATCTCCAAACGAATCAAGTAGGAGAGGTATCACATTATTTTCGTACGGTTGACTTTACGTCAGGTGAGGTTTCAGTCCATTGGCAGGATATAAGAGGAAGGTTCTTTAAGCAACATTTTAGCTCCCGTACTCACAATGCCATCATTATACGTCTTTCTTCCGCTGATGGTGCTTTCATTCATGCAGAGCTTTCCATTGATGATTTAATGCCTGAAGAAGGGGTGGAATTGACAGAAATAAGCGCATCAGGGCATGATCTATCTTTTACTTGTTCCTATGAAAAAACGAAAAAAGGGTATGCTGGGATGTCTATTGTCTCCACGGGTGAGGGAACAATCACGGCAGAAAAAGAGAGTCTTCATATAAAAGGAACGAAGGAAATCACCATTGTGACGCGAATTGTCCCCCTTACCGATTATGCGAAACAAAAAGATGCCACATTATCAAGAATGAAGATGGAACTTAAGACTCTTGCTTCTATTTCCTATGAGGAACTCATGAACGCCCATCGCCTAGTACATGAAGAGATCTACAATAGAATGACTCTCACACTGGGTGAAAACACAGAACGACGTGTTATGACAGAACAGTTATTAGCTGAGCAAACAGGTGAGCTTGATCCGCATCTGTTACAGAAAATGTTTGAGATGGGGCGATATGTTTTGTTATGTTCGTCAGGGGATTATCCACCGAATTTGGTCGGCTTGTGGACAGGGGATTGGCGGCCACCATGGAGCGGTGATTTTACGGTGGATGCTAACCTTAACTTGGCAATTTCGGGGGCGGCTATCGGTAATATGAGCGAAGCATTGGAGAGTTATTTCTACTTAATTGAAAAAATTGCCCCTGATTGGGAAGACAATGCTAAAACTTTGTACGGGTGCCGTGGCTATTTAGCAGGAAGTCGGACAGATGGCAATCATAATATTCATACCCATTTTAATGAGGATTGGCCATTAGGTTTCTGGACCGCAGCAGCTGGATGGCTTGCTCTTCCATTTTATGAATGGTATGAAATTACAGAAGACACTACCTTTTTTAAAAATCGTGTGCTACCGCTAATGAAAAAAATTGCTCTTTTCTATGAAGATTTTTTAACTGAAACTGATGAGAACGGGAAATGGCTGTTCATTCCTTCTTATTCACCAGAAAACACACCGATTATTTCCGCAGAGAAAATAGCAGCAGGCTGGCAGGAACATCAGGCAACGATTAATGCCACGATGGATATTGCTGTGACGAAAGAAATCATGACACACCTCATTAAAACATGTAAAGAGCTTCAAATAGAAGAAGAGGAAATTCCTGTGTGGGAAGCTCTTTTGGCACAACTTCCTGACTATATGACCAACGAAGATGGGGCACTTAAAGAGTGGATCCATGAGGCGTTACACGACCGTTATGATCATCGGCATCTATCTCATTTGTATCCAGTATGGCCAGGTGATGAAGTGACACCTGAAGAGACACCAGAATGGTTTCGGGCGGCTGCGATAGCATTAGAGAAAAAGGAACGGGGCAATGGTTCTGCTCATGGTGTGATGCACTCTGGACTCGTGGCAGCACGACTAAAGAGGGTAGATTTAGTTGAAGAAAATCTTCGTTGGTTCCTTTCAAGTGATTATATATACACTAGTCTTGTGACTGCTCATAATCCAGGGAGAAGAATTTATAATGTGGACGCAAATTGCAGTCTCCCTTCGTTAATAATGGAGATGCTAGTCTGTAGCCGTCATGGGTTTCTGGAATTACTACCGGCTTTACCAAAAGCATTATCGAGCGGCTCCCTAACTGGTATGCTCTGTAAAGGTCAGCTAACGCTTAACAAAATAACGTGGCATTTAGAAAGTAAAACCATCAACGTCACCATCACCTCTCACAAAGTACAGCATGTTCAGCTCGTATATAGACATGGTATTGAACAAATCGCCATTAACGGAAAAGAGGAAACGATTCACCCTGATCAAACAGAGGTCCCCTTATTTTTTAAAGCGAATGAACGTAAGGAATTAATGTTAACTGTTAAGTGA
- a CDS encoding sugar ABC transporter substrate-binding protein, with product MKTFKNYLVGGATFILLLTLVACSEPTSEKSAAEAKLITEQDTVFIGFLLDTLQDERWYNDKELFEEEVANLGGRVKTLAANGLDDVQISQAELLIEEGVDVLVVVPRDAAASAAIVELAHEADVKVISYDRLITNSDLDYYISFDNERVGELQAQEIVNNVDTGNFAYIGGAESDNNAILFRQGAMNILQPLIDNGDIELVYDQYTEGWNPDVAEENMLSALDEQGDDIDAVVAANDGTAGGVINALSTVGLDGEIPVSGQDAELNAVRRIVDGTQTMTVYKSINTLAVQAAEMAFKVAAGDDIPTETTVNNGQIDVPSILLEPITVTEDNIDQTIIQDGYLSEDDIYNTP from the coding sequence ATGAAAACATTTAAGAATTATTTAGTAGGAGGCGCTACCTTTATTCTCCTACTTACATTAGTGGCTTGTTCAGAGCCTACTTCTGAAAAAAGTGCGGCAGAAGCCAAATTAATTACGGAACAAGACACAGTCTTTATTGGTTTCTTACTCGATACATTACAAGATGAACGTTGGTATAATGATAAAGAGTTGTTTGAGGAAGAAGTTGCTAACCTAGGCGGTAGAGTTAAAACTTTAGCAGCTAACGGATTGGATGATGTTCAAATTAGTCAAGCAGAGCTTCTTATTGAAGAAGGTGTAGATGTTTTAGTCGTCGTTCCTCGTGATGCAGCGGCATCTGCTGCCATTGTAGAATTAGCGCACGAAGCAGATGTTAAGGTTATTTCATATGACCGATTAATTACCAACTCTGATCTTGATTACTATATTTCTTTTGACAATGAACGAGTGGGAGAGCTTCAAGCCCAAGAAATTGTTAACAATGTAGACACAGGTAACTTTGCTTATATTGGTGGAGCGGAATCAGATAATAATGCAATTCTGTTTCGCCAAGGGGCAATGAATATTCTGCAACCACTCATCGATAATGGAGATATTGAGTTAGTCTATGATCAATACACTGAAGGATGGAACCCCGATGTAGCAGAAGAAAACATGCTCTCAGCTTTGGATGAGCAAGGGGATGATATTGACGCTGTTGTGGCTGCAAATGATGGGACAGCTGGCGGAGTCATTAACGCCTTGTCAACAGTTGGCTTAGATGGCGAAATTCCTGTTTCAGGACAGGATGCTGAGTTGAACGCTGTAAGGCGCATTGTCGACGGCACACAAACGATGACTGTCTATAAATCCATTAACACATTGGCTGTCCAAGCAGCAGAAATGGCTTTTAAAGTAGCGGCAGGAGACGATATCCCTACAGAAACAACGGTTAATAACGGCCAAATTGACGTACCATCCATATTACTAGAACCAATTACGGTGACAGAGGATAATATAGATCAGACGATTATTCAAGATGGTTATTTAAGTGAAGACGATATTTATAACACTCCTTAA
- a CDS encoding response regulator transcription factor — MYNVLIVDDEPIVREGLKTIISWEHYGFHVTGTAEDGEAALEKYEDVSPDLIISDIRMTGMNGLKFIETIRENDQRVRCLLLSGYADFDYARQAIQHDVAGYLLKPVDEEELIGYLARIKSELIKEEERLLLTKHGQEKRQEDVLTSVIMTPPMLKREKEQLIQHAVASELDWEMYDLLVMSVEHQQTGEVVLRTAKERVKALVQHSSDKIVFFHEPYVGILLNGAMGFKEKHDLYKKIKSAMAEEHYDITAALGGSVERLETLHTSFETARNLIRKKFFYPRGELLYAEKEGRLTPEVTCDCDTLVHQLYAALEVGVYQSIPSLVENIRFAGDFNTCERIVKQRYITVLTTVLNKLLASKSDRSKPIKHALDKVTRIHSIAHIEDLLQFTEELISCLFNQLDYSQADGQLKKLLFMMETHYNENLKLEKLAEVFNYNSAYLGKLFKRYTGDYFNTYLDHVRIRHAKEYLLQGYKVYQVAEMVGYSHVDYFHSKFKKYVGISPSKYRKNNT; from the coding sequence ATGTACAATGTTTTAATTGTAGATGATGAGCCGATCGTACGCGAAGGCCTTAAAACGATCATTTCGTGGGAACATTATGGATTTCATGTAACTGGGACAGCGGAAGATGGAGAAGCTGCCTTAGAAAAATATGAAGATGTATCACCTGATTTGATTATTTCTGACATTCGTATGACAGGGATGAATGGTCTAAAGTTTATTGAAACAATTAGGGAGAATGATCAACGAGTAAGATGTCTATTGTTAAGTGGCTATGCTGACTTTGATTATGCGAGACAGGCTATCCAACACGATGTAGCCGGCTATTTATTAAAGCCTGTTGATGAAGAAGAATTGATAGGCTATTTAGCTCGTATTAAATCCGAGCTTATAAAAGAAGAAGAGCGACTACTACTAACAAAGCATGGACAGGAGAAAAGACAAGAGGACGTTTTAACCTCTGTCATCATGACACCTCCAATGTTAAAACGAGAGAAAGAACAACTCATCCAGCATGCAGTGGCGTCTGAATTAGATTGGGAGATGTATGACCTGCTCGTTATGTCTGTTGAACACCAACAAACAGGAGAGGTAGTATTACGTACAGCAAAAGAAAGGGTGAAAGCTTTAGTACAACATTCATCGGACAAGATCGTTTTTTTTCATGAGCCTTATGTAGGCATCTTGCTAAATGGTGCCATGGGATTTAAGGAAAAGCATGACTTGTATAAGAAAATTAAATCGGCTATGGCAGAAGAGCATTATGATATCACCGCAGCACTCGGGGGAAGTGTTGAGCGGTTAGAAACCTTGCATACATCGTTTGAAACAGCTCGTAATCTTATTCGGAAAAAGTTCTTCTATCCACGGGGGGAGCTCCTGTATGCAGAAAAGGAAGGCCGTTTAACACCTGAAGTGACATGTGATTGTGACACGCTAGTACATCAATTATATGCTGCGTTAGAGGTAGGCGTTTATCAGTCCATCCCTTCACTCGTTGAGAATATTCGCTTTGCAGGGGACTTTAACACATGTGAACGAATAGTAAAGCAGCGATATATAACGGTTCTTACAACGGTTCTAAACAAGTTGCTAGCATCCAAATCTGACAGGTCCAAACCGATCAAACACGCTCTAGATAAAGTGACACGAATTCACAGTATCGCTCATATAGAGGATCTCTTACAATTTACCGAAGAACTTATTTCATGTTTGTTTAATCAGCTGGATTATTCACAGGCTGATGGCCAGTTAAAGAAGCTACTATTCATGATGGAAACACACTACAATGAAAATTTAAAGCTTGAAAAGTTAGCGGAGGTTTTTAATTATAATAGTGCCTATTTAGGTAAATTATTTAAACGTTATACTGGTGACTATTTTAATACTTATTTAGATCACGTCCGTATTCGTCACGCAAAGGAATATTTATTACAGGGCTATAAAGTGTATCAAGTAGCTGAAATGGTAGGCTATTCTCATGTTGATTATTTTCATAGTAAGTTTAAGAAATACGTTGGTATTTCCCCGTCAAAATATCGGAAAAACAATACTTAA
- a CDS encoding sensor histidine kinase — MIKAIWRQFNHIKIRQKLIISFFVVVFVPLLIVGGVLTAELRKTALNNTIEQTTADMARIKTRVSEVITPAINVVNYALVDQRLKDLVTTEYTSIYEVVQAYSHYNTFDNSERLYTGISTIRFFVENETMLNNWQFIPLSEEMRRSAWYKAAHNSRGLLLWHYKEAAMEKGEGNQLTLTRIVHYPNDDTYGIIDVELNTNYLNWILAQEVVPLMIIDADHHVVAGNQQELIGTQLSETMIIPVLVEEKEGTLRETVFDEPSHVIVDPILLENSANDLRLVAVISDSDIVEDADRLSRTGFVIMLISMSVALVLIYGFAHLISTRIAELSKHIHQVTEGNLTVNHEIQGQDEIGELSHQFNLMTLSIQALLEEIEQHNHEKRELETKQSTMKFKMLASQIHPHFLFNTLETIRMEASIKGEKDLAHVVKKLGKLLRHSIEMTGELIPIKQEIEMVKAYLDIQKFRFKDRLTYNVTLDERVAMVEIPPLVIQPLVENAVIHGIQHRREGGQVFVNVHLFQEEINVEIRDNGPGMTDEQLRKISSFITKEEEEPGQRIGLKNVHERLRLVYKQSPGLQIDSLLDEGMSVSFSIPVITDSDR, encoded by the coding sequence ATGATAAAGGCGATATGGAGACAATTTAATCATATTAAAATAAGACAGAAGTTAATAATATCCTTTTTTGTTGTCGTCTTCGTTCCCCTCTTAATTGTAGGAGGGGTGTTAACGGCAGAGCTTAGAAAAACAGCTTTAAATAATACGATTGAGCAAACGACTGCTGATATGGCTAGGATTAAGACACGTGTAAGTGAAGTGATTACGCCAGCGATTAATGTGGTAAATTATGCGTTAGTTGATCAAAGGTTGAAGGATTTAGTCACGACAGAATATACATCTATTTATGAGGTGGTGCAAGCGTATAGCCATTATAATACATTTGATAATAGTGAACGGTTATACACAGGCATCTCGACTATTCGCTTTTTTGTAGAAAATGAAACGATGTTAAATAATTGGCAATTCATCCCTTTGTCTGAGGAAATGAGAAGATCAGCTTGGTATAAAGCCGCCCATAATAGTAGAGGACTGCTGTTGTGGCATTATAAAGAGGCCGCAATGGAAAAGGGGGAAGGGAACCAGTTAACATTGACACGTATCGTTCATTATCCGAATGATGACACCTATGGGATTATTGATGTTGAGCTAAATACGAATTACTTAAATTGGATATTAGCTCAAGAGGTCGTGCCATTAATGATTATTGATGCTGATCATCATGTCGTTGCCGGCAACCAACAAGAACTTATCGGTACACAGTTATCCGAAACGATGATCATACCGGTGTTAGTAGAAGAGAAAGAAGGCACATTGAGAGAGACTGTTTTTGATGAACCATCTCATGTGATCGTAGACCCAATTCTGCTTGAAAATAGTGCAAATGATCTTAGGCTCGTTGCAGTCATATCAGATTCCGACATTGTAGAGGATGCTGACAGGCTTAGCAGAACGGGCTTTGTCATTATGCTGATTAGTATGAGTGTCGCGCTCGTCTTAATCTATGGCTTTGCCCACCTTATTTCAACACGAATTGCTGAACTCAGTAAACATATTCATCAAGTCACCGAAGGCAACTTAACCGTCAATCATGAGATTCAAGGGCAGGATGAAATCGGTGAGCTTTCGCACCAATTTAACCTCATGACACTGAGTATACAAGCTTTACTAGAAGAAATTGAACAGCACAATCATGAAAAGCGAGAGCTGGAAACAAAACAAAGTACGATGAAATTTAAAATGTTAGCAAGCCAAATTCACCCTCATTTTCTATTTAACACATTAGAGACAATTCGCATGGAGGCGAGTATAAAAGGAGAAAAGGATCTGGCTCATGTGGTGAAAAAGCTAGGAAAGTTATTGAGGCATAGCATTGAAATGACGGGTGAACTCATTCCTATTAAACAAGAAATTGAAATGGTTAAGGCCTATTTAGACATTCAAAAGTTCCGTTTTAAAGATCGCTTAACGTATAACGTGACTTTAGATGAGCGAGTGGCAATGGTAGAGATCCCGCCGTTAGTTATACAGCCGCTTGTAGAAAATGCTGTTATTCATGGGATTCAGCATCGTCGAGAAGGAGGACAAGTTTTCGTTAACGTTCATCTTTTTCAGGAAGAGATTAACGTGGAAATTCGAGATAATGGTCCAGGGATGACAGATGAACAGCTGAGAAAAATAAGCTCCTTTATCACTAAGGAGGAAGAGGAGCCGGGACAGCGCATCGGGTTAAAAAATGTTCACGAAAGACTACGGCTCGTGTATAAACAATCGCCAGGTTTGCAAATTGATAGTCTACTTGATGAAGGAATGTCTGTATCGTTTTCAATACCAGTTATAACGGACAGCGATCGCTAG
- a CDS encoding helix-turn-helix transcriptional regulator produces MELRKEFVIPLNEKKLPLFAETIGYNPDQEAITRHNGYPYFHWLQSINGTGTVHYAHQIITLPPAHGVLFMPNVPHSYIKQSHERWETCYLTFDGPFVKELLANLNLYKTTFFTWDKKAPLTVFIERALKQEETKRDTFNIKTSSLVYEFLLTMGRYAQLKENRLLRAERDLNDVIVWMQHNISNPEAGLEDMASLLNLSKRHFNDLFYKTYHITPYAFFISLRIKEAKNLLLNSDTRTIKHISEMTGFRSPSHFIATFRKLTGMSPGRYRELH; encoded by the coding sequence ATGGAACTGAGAAAAGAGTTTGTCATCCCATTAAATGAGAAAAAATTGCCGCTGTTTGCTGAAACAATTGGCTATAACCCAGATCAAGAGGCGATTACACGTCATAATGGCTACCCGTATTTTCATTGGCTACAATCAATCAATGGAACCGGGACAGTCCATTATGCGCATCAAATCATTACCCTTCCTCCAGCACATGGTGTTCTGTTCATGCCAAATGTCCCCCACTCATATATTAAACAGTCACATGAAAGGTGGGAAACGTGCTATTTAACGTTTGATGGCCCATTTGTTAAAGAGCTTCTAGCTAATCTTAACCTTTATAAAACAACTTTTTTTACGTGGGATAAGAAGGCACCCCTTACTGTTTTTATTGAAAGAGCTCTTAAACAGGAAGAGACAAAGCGCGATACTTTTAATATTAAAACATCCAGTCTTGTGTATGAGTTTTTGTTGACAATGGGCCGTTATGCTCAGCTGAAGGAAAACCGTTTGTTAAGAGCTGAACGAGATTTGAATGATGTCATCGTTTGGATGCAACACAATATTTCTAACCCAGAAGCAGGTTTAGAAGATATGGCAAGCCTTCTAAATCTTTCTAAACGGCACTTCAATGATCTATTTTACAAAACGTATCATATTACACCTTACGCTTTTTTTATTAGTTTACGCATAAAGGAAGCAAAGAACCTCCTGCTAAACTCTGATACTCGTACGATAAAGCACATTTCCGAGATGACTGGGTTTCGCTCTCCGAGTCATTTCATTGCTACTTTTCGAAAATTGACAGGTATGTCCCCTGGCCGCTATCGCGAGCTTCATTAA
- a CDS encoding beta-galactosidase produces the protein MISKQLPKIWYGGDYNPEQWDKDVWDDDVRMFKLAGIDVATLNVFSWALNQPDETTYDFSGLDAHINRLYDNGIYTCLATSTGAHPAWMARKYPDVLRVDFQGRKRAFGGRHNSCPNSPTYRKYSERMADKLGERYKNHPGVLIWHVSNEYGGYCYCENCASAFREWLKKKYGSLTRLNKTWNTRFWGHTFYDWEEIVPPNALSEEGEGNVSAFQGISLDYRIFQSESLLECYKIEYNALKKHTPDVPITTNLMGTYPELDYFKWGKEMDVVSWDSYPGIDTPVSLTAMNHDLMRGLRSGQPFMLMEQTPSQQNWQPYNALKRPGVMRLWSYQAIAHGADTIMFFQLRRSIGACEKYHGAVIEHVGHEHTRVFRETAELGKELENLSDRLLDARVNAKVAIVFDWENRWAINLSSGPSVSLDYVDEVHKYYKALYDRNIPIDLIGVDEDLNQYDIVIAPVLYMVKSGYADKLKAFVKNGGTFITTYFSGIVNEHDLVTVGGYPGELRDLLGIWVEEIDALDPKHANEIVVADDWGRLSGRYECRLLFDIIHSEGAEVLAHYGTDFYANTPVVTSNSFGNGQAIYVGSSAEQRFVTDLVASLCDQKQINPLLNTPDGVEVTERVKGDQTYLFILNHNSSPANFQIGKEKLNLLTGQIVKGEVTIAPRDVMILK, from the coding sequence ATGATTAGTAAACAACTACCTAAAATTTGGTATGGTGGTGATTACAATCCTGAACAGTGGGATAAGGATGTATGGGATGACGATGTGCGCATGTTTAAATTAGCTGGCATCGATGTAGCTACGTTGAATGTGTTTTCTTGGGCACTTAACCAGCCCGACGAAACAACGTATGACTTCAGTGGCCTTGATGCGCATATTAACAGGCTTTATGACAATGGGATATACACATGTTTGGCAACAAGTACAGGCGCTCATCCAGCATGGATGGCCCGCAAGTATCCTGATGTCTTAAGAGTTGATTTTCAAGGGAGAAAACGGGCTTTTGGCGGGCGGCATAATTCATGTCCGAACAGCCCAACCTATCGTAAGTATTCAGAACGAATGGCTGATAAGCTTGGAGAAAGATATAAAAATCACCCAGGTGTTTTAATATGGCACGTGTCGAATGAATATGGTGGGTATTGTTATTGTGAAAATTGTGCTTCTGCTTTTAGAGAATGGTTAAAAAAGAAATATGGATCCCTTACCCGGCTTAACAAGACATGGAATACAAGGTTTTGGGGCCATACATTCTACGATTGGGAAGAAATTGTTCCTCCGAATGCGCTAAGTGAAGAGGGAGAAGGAAATGTCTCTGCTTTTCAAGGTATTTCACTGGACTATCGTATTTTTCAATCTGAAAGTTTATTAGAATGTTATAAAATCGAGTATAATGCGCTTAAAAAGCATACACCAGACGTCCCTATTACAACAAACCTAATGGGGACATACCCAGAACTAGACTATTTTAAATGGGGGAAAGAAATGGACGTTGTGTCTTGGGATAGTTACCCTGGAATCGACACCCCCGTAAGCTTGACGGCCATGAATCATGATTTAATGCGTGGGTTAAGAAGTGGACAGCCGTTTATGCTCATGGAGCAGACACCGAGTCAACAAAATTGGCAGCCTTATAATGCCCTTAAACGACCAGGTGTTATGCGGTTATGGAGTTATCAAGCTATCGCCCATGGCGCGGATACAATTATGTTTTTCCAACTACGTCGGTCTATCGGTGCTTGTGAGAAATATCATGGGGCCGTGATCGAGCATGTCGGCCATGAGCATACACGTGTTTTCCGTGAAACGGCAGAATTAGGTAAGGAGTTGGAGAACTTATCTGATAGATTGTTAGATGCAAGAGTGAATGCGAAAGTAGCTATCGTGTTTGATTGGGAAAATCGCTGGGCTATCAATTTATCAAGTGGCCCATCTGTCTCCCTTGATTATGTAGATGAAGTTCATAAATATTATAAAGCCTTGTATGACAGAAATATTCCTATTGACCTAATCGGTGTTGATGAGGATTTAAACCAATACGACATCGTCATTGCCCCTGTCTTATATATGGTTAAAAGCGGCTATGCTGATAAATTGAAAGCGTTTGTCAAAAATGGTGGTACGTTCATTACCACTTATTTTAGCGGTATAGTCAATGAACATGATCTCGTAACAGTTGGAGGCTACCCTGGTGAATTACGTGACTTACTGGGAATCTGGGTGGAAGAGATTGATGCCCTCGATCCAAAGCATGCGAATGAGATTGTAGTAGCGGATGACTGGGGCCGCTTATCAGGCCGCTATGAGTGTCGATTATTGTTTGACATTATTCACAGCGAAGGGGCGGAGGTTCTCGCCCATTATGGAACGGACTTTTATGCCAACACCCCAGTGGTTACATCCAATTCATTTGGGAACGGCCAAGCAATCTATGTAGGATCAAGTGCAGAACAACGCTTTGTGACAGATTTGGTAGCTTCTCTATGTGACCAAAAACAGATTAACCCTCTACTAAACACTCCTGATGGTGTGGAAGTGACCGAACGCGTGAAAGGCGACCAAACTTATTTATTTATTCTGAACCATAATAGCTCTCCAGCTAACTTTCAAATAGGAAAAGAAAAGCTTAATTTACTAACAGGCCAGATAGTGAAGGGCGAGGTGACCATAGCCCCCCGTGATGTGATGATTTTGAAATAG
- a CDS encoding ABC transporter permease gives MKNQKILYLMSVPVVIYVFIFNYLPVWGWTMAFQNYRPGRSFSEQEWVGFEHFIALFQDNHFYLVLRNTLVMSVMLLIAGFIIPIIFAVLLNELKDSLFKRSVQTISYLPHFVSWVVVASIVTKMLSTDGGIVNEVLVSLNILDKPVQFMAQGHLFWLIVTVADVWKEMGWNSIIFLAAMAGIDPQLYEAARVDGAGRWRRIWHVTLPGIRPTIMVILILSIGNMISIGFERQLLLGNSLVREYSEVLELYALNYGIGMGRYSYGTAISIFNSIVSIILLLLANGLFKRLTKTSVM, from the coding sequence ATGAAAAATCAAAAAATCCTCTACTTGATGTCTGTTCCTGTCGTTATTTACGTCTTTATTTTTAACTATTTACCTGTGTGGGGGTGGACGATGGCTTTTCAAAATTATCGTCCAGGGAGAAGCTTTTCTGAACAGGAATGGGTGGGATTTGAGCATTTCATTGCGTTGTTTCAAGATAATCATTTCTATCTCGTGTTAAGGAACACGTTAGTTATGAGTGTCATGCTACTGATTGCGGGCTTTATTATTCCAATTATTTTTGCTGTTTTATTAAATGAATTGAAAGATTCATTGTTTAAAAGATCGGTACAAACCATTTCATATTTACCTCACTTTGTTTCATGGGTAGTGGTGGCGAGTATCGTCACTAAAATGCTTTCCACGGATGGTGGAATCGTCAATGAGGTACTTGTCTCATTGAATATCCTTGATAAACCTGTTCAATTTATGGCACAAGGGCATTTATTTTGGCTGATTGTCACTGTAGCAGATGTATGGAAGGAGATGGGATGGAATTCAATTATCTTTTTAGCAGCTATGGCTGGCATTGATCCTCAGTTATATGAAGCAGCAAGAGTTGATGGCGCAGGCAGATGGCGGAGAATTTGGCATGTGACGTTACCTGGTATTAGGCCAACAATCATGGTTATTCTCATATTGTCTATCGGAAATATGATAAGCATTGGATTTGAAAGACAGTTACTTTTAGGCAATTCCTTAGTCAGGGAATATTCTGAGGTACTGGAACTCTATGCGTTAAATTATGGGATTGGCATGGGGCGATATTCGTATGGGACAGCTATCAGCATCTTTAATTCGATCGTGAGCATTATCCTCCTTTTACTTGCCAATGGTCTGTTTAAACGTCTGACGAAAACAAGTGTTATGTAA